A DNA window from Hordeum vulgare subsp. vulgare chromosome 1H, MorexV3_pseudomolecules_assembly, whole genome shotgun sequence contains the following coding sequences:
- the LOC123417292 gene encoding uncharacterized protein LOC123417292: protein MRASVNVMKTVVLLIGCLAVIGQLGRVEAGRSYGGGRRAAGDASKLAVKFCVLRDCDTKGEPIASACFCCLNLPDTPCYLQRDECKAICPKLPRALPASAGGEGTTCAYERMDRN from the exons ATGAGGGCGAGCGTGAATGTGATGAAGACCGTCGTCTTGCTCATCGGGTGCCTGGCGGTGATCGGCCAGC TGGGTCGTGTGGAGGCCGGGAGAAGCTACGGAGGCGGGCGGCGGGCCGCCGGCGACGCGAGCAAGCTGGCGGTGAAGTTCTGCGTCCTACGGGACTGCGACACCAAAGGTGAGCCTATCGCGAGCGCCTGCTTCTGCTGCCTGAACTTGCCGGACACTCCGTGCTATCTTCAGCGGGATGAATGCAAGGCCATTTGCCCCAAGCTGCCACGCGCGCTGCCCGCCTCCGCCGGCGGCGAAGGAACTACCTGCGCGTATGAACGGATGGATCGCAACTGA